The DNA sequence ACCTGGTTCCTGGGAAAGCAAAGTCAATGCTATCATAGAGGCAAAGGATCTGCAAAAgctgaccattgatgaactcatcgGAAATCTAAAGACCtgtgaaatgaagaaaaagaaggaccaTAAAAGAAAAGAACCCAAAAAGGAGAAGAATCTGGTAGTCATAGTGGTTGATTTAAAAGAAACCATTGAGgatttaaagaaagaaaaagatggTTTAACTGAGAAAATTGAAAATATAGAGAATGAGAGAGATGACCTGTTGGTAGTAGGTGTGGATCTAAAAGAAACGATTGaggaaataaaaagggaaaaatattcCGGGAACAcccaaaagggaaaggaagttgcaagtggGGCACaccttaagcttgaaaatgagctCTAAATGGTGAAATCTAGTCTGTGTGCTGCACTTGAAAGAAATATATAATTTTAGGAAGGTCTAGGCAgagttaaaaatgacctagaaaaatctctaaagtggacctggtcctctaaTGCATTCACTACCATGAATAAAAATAACGGGGGGAACAGGCAGGGAATCAGTTTCCAAAAGGAAAAGACTCCTTACAGCCCACATAACAAGTATGTTACTATCCCTGATAATTGGCTTTGCACTCATTGTGGTAATACTGGGCACTTTAAAGAAACTTGTAAAGCTAGATTTCAGTCCCAACAAAAAATAAAGTCTTTGTTGAAAACGTACCTACTGCTAAATGACCTGGTCCCTTCAATAAAAAATGTGTGATGCCTGCTTGGATAAAAAGAAGTTTAATTCACCCTTTTTTCtcactacaagggacccaaacttgtttgggttcctaagtctaatcttTGATTTTCTTGTGTAGGGAGTAGTGAAAGGAAGCAACCAAAGATAGTATATGGACAGTGACTGCTCTAAGCATATGACTGGAAGCACTGGTGATTTCCTCTCACTCAAAGCCCTGTAAGGAGGAAGTGTGTCATTTGGCAATGGCAAAAAAGGATACATTATGGGAGTAGGACGAGTTGGAAAGATACTCACTCACTTAATTGAGAATGTGTACTATGTGAATGGCCTAAAATACAACCTATTTAGTGTCTCTCAAATCTACGACAAAGGAAACGAAATTGAATTTTTATCAAAGACTTACACTGTCACTAATCTTGTAACTGGTGAAGTGGTTCTAATGGCAAAAAGATTCAAAAATATCTATGTTGTTGACTTTGAGTCCTTGAACAATGGGAATCTTGCATGCTTGAGTGTTGTTAATGATGATGATGAGCTGTGGCACAGAAGATTGGGACATGCAAGCTTTTTGTTGCTGAACAAGTtggtcaagaaggacctggttcgtgggcTGCCCAAGTCAAGGTTCAAGGATCACAAGGTGTGTGGTGTATATGATAAAGAAAGCAAGTCAGGTCCTTCTTCAAGCCCAAAAAGGAAGTAAGAACCTCAAGGTCATTTGATCTCCTAcatatggatctgtgtggacCTAAGAGGGTGCCAAgcagaggaggaaagaagtacattttCGTCATAGTTGATGACTACTCCAGATTCACATGGACCTTGttcctcagaaccaaggatgACACTCTTCCAATTTTTGTTGCCTTTGTAAAGCAGATTCAAGTGAAGATGAGCTATAATGTCGTGAGTATAAGGTCTGATCATAGGACAGAGTTTGATAATGCAAAATGCGACGAATTCTGTGCTGAAAATGGTATAATACACAAATTTTCAGCTCCCAgaacaccccaacaaaatggtgttgtggagaggaaaaataggactcttgaagacacGACAAGGACGATGTTGATTGACAGTGGTGTAGCAAAAGGTATTTGGGCAGAGGCAGTTAATACCGTCTGCTACTTGATAAACAGGTTCATGATCAGGTCCCTCTTAAATAAAATCCCGTATGAATTGCTAAACGGAAGGAAACCCAAGCTAACTCACCTGAGAACATTTGACTGCAAATATTTTATTCTCAATAATGGTAAGGAAGCACTGGGAAAATTTGATGCTAAgagtgatgaaggaatctttcttgTATACTCCTCACATAGCAAAGCATGCAAGGTTTATAATAAAAATGACTCAATGTGTTGAagcatacatgtgatctttgatgaatcatGCCACTTATGTGGgaaagattcacatgataagattgaACAAGACGGAGAGCAGTCTAAGGTTCCTGGTGAAGTTATTGATATGGCAAATGGAAAGGCTGACCTGATGAGTCAAGTCAAGGAATCCAACGAAAAAGGTGCAGCGGAATCTCCAGCTGATACAGAAGAACTCGATTCCTCcatcacaacaactgaagcagaAAACATAGTTGTTGATGTTGTGCAAGGAACTCTTGATACTGAGCAGAGAAGTGGCACTCGCTCCTCCATTGATGCCAACAAAGGATCCAATTTAGAGGAACCTAGGTCTTCTCACAATGAGATTCAGGTGTCTAATTGGAAGTACAAAAGTTCACATCCTCTCCAAAATGTGATTACTCCTCTTGATTCAGGGATTCAAACCAAATTAAAGACAAGAATCTCACTTGCCTTCTCAGCTTTACTTTCTCAAattgagcccaaaaatatcaaggaagcattgaaaTATGATGACTGGATTACTGCTATGCAAGATGAGCTCCATTAGTTTAAGAGGAACAGTATATGACACCTGGTTCTGTGACCCTCGGATAGAACTGTTATACGAACCAGGTGGGTGCTCAGAAACAAGCTTGATGAGTTTGGGAATACAACAAGGAACAAGGTCAGGTTAGTAGTTCAAGGCTATAATCAAGAAAAAAGGTATCGACTATGATGAAATTTTTACCTCAGTTGCTCGAATGGAAGACATTAGAATTctcattgcctttgcatctcatatggaatttaaattattccaaatggatgtcaagagtgcatttctgaatgggtatttaaaggaagaagtctttgtcaaacaaccacctggttttgagtGTCATGAGCATCCTGACCATGTATTCAAATTTGACAAGGCACTATATGGGTTGAATCAGGGCCCTCCTGCATGGTATTAAAGGTTGTCCAGGTTCCTTCTGGAAAATGGCTTTATAAGatgaaaaattgacaacactctaTTTTTGAAGAAACGATGGAGGAACCTTCTCATTGTACaaatttatgttgatgacatcattTTTGGTTTCACAAATAATTCCTTGTGCGAAGAGTTTGCCAAGCTTATGGGAAGCGTGTTTGAAATGAGAATGATGGGGGAACTTAATTTCTTCTTAGGTTTGCAAGTTAAGCAAACTTCTAAGGGAACaatgataagtcagcagaagtacatTAAAGAGTTTCTGAAGAGATTTGAGATGGAAAATTCAAAAACCATTGATACTCCTATTGCCACTGCCACTCGTCTAGACATAGATGAACGTGGTTCTCATGTGAAAGAAACCATGTACAGAGGTATCATTAGTTCACTCTTGTATCTCATATCTAGCAGACCTAATATTGTATTTAGTGTGGGATTATGTGCTAGATTCCAATCAAGTCtaaaggaatctcatctgaaaaCTGCCAAGAGGATTCTAAGGTATCTCAAAGGAACACAGGACCTGGTTCTATACTATCATTTAGGAGACAATTTTGACTTAATTGGATATGTTGATGTTGATTATGCTGGTTATCTAGTAGATAGAAAGAGCACGTCTGGAATGGCACATTCTCTAGGGCCATGCTTAATTTCATGGGTTACAAAGAAACAAAACTATGTGGCTCTTTCAACTGCAGAAGCTGAATATGTGGCAGCTGCCTCTTGTTGTGCTCAACTGATGTGGATCAAGAAAAAACTAGAGGATTTTGGTATGTTTCATGATTGTGTGCCATTACtatgtgataacactagtgctctCAATATGATAAAGAATCTGGTTCAACAAaagagaacaaagcacattgatgtgtgACATCAGTTTCTCAAAGATAATATTGAAAACGGTCTCATCTGCATGAAGTTTTGCAAAACAAAGGACCAGGTAGCGaatatcttcaccaaagcactgagCAGAGAGAACTTTGAAAAGAATCGACTGGCAATGGGGTTGATAAAATCAAACTCAGCACCAGATCCCTCAATGATTGGATATGAAAGAATGAACATGTAAAACTGTTGAAAAGTGTTTTCTGGAAATTtctaactcatctctataccATTACAGGTAAACACGCATGGAAACTACAGAGCAAATAAGCAGCTAATAACATTGCATCTTGGTAAAAGGATGAGACTCACATTTACAAAACTaagtcagggaacctggttcctttgACTCAGGTTAGTAGTCCCCTTTTTACACTCATGCATATTTTAAACGGATATAAAGCCATGCCATTAAATGTTTTCGCTTCTCTATCATCTCTTTAAAACTCAAACGTCACACCCGTTACAAACTGACTCGTCTATCCAGTACGTTACACCCGTTTGTAATCAGTCCCTCACCTTCTCTAAATAACACCAAAAGACTTCTCTTTTCCAACTATCCACATCAAACCCAGAAAATTCCCTTCTCTCTCAAAAGCAAACCCTCTCTTTCTCGTGTTTCTACTTCCAAACTCTACTATGTCTCAGAATCCAGAGCTTTCAAACACTACCAGTGTCATTCCTACTATGCCTTCATCTCACGAAGAACAAGAGTGTGGGTCTGAGTCCCAACCGTCACCCAGTCAAAACCCCACACAAGACCTACAACCACCTACTGGTTCTTCTCCAACCCCTTCGAGTTCTGGTTCTCACTGCAATCGTAAAACTAAGAACCCCAAAATATTTGTTGCTATAACATCTCTGTCTGCCTCGCCAGAAAAAATGGCAGACGACGAAATAGTAGATGGCAAAGAGGGACAAGAGGTCTCCAGTCAATAGGCTGGGGAAGGAACTAAATCCCAACAAGATGTTGTTGGCAGTGGTGAAGTATCAGAAGTGCCCGCTCCAAGTTTTGATTTGAATATTGCCACTCCGACAGGTAATGTTCCTCCTGCATCTTCTGATTTTATTTTGGGGGTGAATGATAAATAAGCTATTGAAAACATGCTATTGACTGCTTCAGAGGGAGAATTGGTAGGAGAGTATGAGTGTGATGATGCGACCATTGGGACTCAGTGGGAAGGTGAAGGTCATAGAGTTGAAGGTAGGGAACTGGTGCCTATTGAAAATTTGGCACCAGCTAGTACTACTAGGGAAACAACAGAGGGACCTGATCCATCTACCCAAGAAGAGAACTttgctcctacttgggatgaaacctCATGCAACTCAAAAGAGACCCAGGTCAATACTGACCCTACTCCTTCTCCTCACTTTGATGATGTGCCATTGAACTTTATTATTCTTGAAATGAGACCCATGTCTGAAGAGGAAAATGAAAACAATGTGGAAGACTATGATAATGTGATTGTGACAAGCTTCATTACTGCTAGAAGTGGTAGGACAGTTCCCAAAGAGCCCATTCTCAAAAGACCCACTACCAAGCTGCAAAAGAAAGAAGCTTTTGAGATTGTTCTGAAGAAaactaaagagaaaaagaaaataaagaggtTGGTAAAATGGGGAAAGCTAGTGAATGAGGAGGATATGCCTCCAGCAAATATTGTCCATGTTGATGATGAAGGCGTGAAGGAGGAACCTGCTTCCTTAATTCATAAATTCTCTAAGAAACCTATGATTTCAAAGCCTAGGAGAGGTTCATCTGTGAAAGTTGTAGAGGTTGATGAAGTAAAGAGTGTTTAGGGAGAGGAGTCTGGTGAGAAATCTGAAAAGAATGAGGAAAGTGTAAAGAAGTCTGTGAAGCGGAAGGCTAGTGACAAAGAGGAACCTGGTGTCTCCACGAAGACCAAAGTGATTGCGTCAAAGGTTGAAAATAGAGAAAACCTTAGGAAGCAGAGGGTGCTATGGGGAATAACATTTGACGTTGACATTCTCGAAATGTCAGGGATGAGACAGCTAGTGGACATTTGAGAATTTTAGAAGTGGACTCATTTGTTTACCAATCAGAGTCACAAGGTTTATGAGGAGGAGGTTCATAGTTTCTACACAAATGTGTTTACAGTGGAAGATGATAACATTTGCTTGAAGGTAAATGTAGTAGATTTTATGATGGATAAGGCTGTTCTAGGGAGTATTTTAGGAGTGCCCACTGAAGGGCTCTCATCTGTTGAAAGGACATGTTCCCCTAACTTTAGAAGAGTCATTTTGCAAGATCAGGCTATGCAGCAGGGGGAACAGGTgcacaagaaggccctccttccagGGTATCAACTTATGTTTGAAATGGTGAATAAGGTCTTGCTTCCACAAGCCGAAAGGCGCTCAATTACTTCAAAAGTAAACATGTTCCTCATGGAAGCTCTGGATGCATACACCACCATCAGTCTGCCTGGTATTATGAGTGAACATATAAAGAAGGTGGCAGACTtcaaggatggtaatcatggTTTGCCTTATGGATTTCTGCTCACTAAGGTGTTTGAATTCTTCAAAGTCCCCTTGGAAAGAGCATCAACGGGAACACGTAAGCAAACCTTCTCAAAGACAACCTTGGAGGAATGTGAGTGTATTTACAAGAAAGGGGTGTTGGCAGCAATTCCACCATTTCTCAATTGATTGATGCACAGAATACTGCAAATGAGGAAATAAGAAGGCTGGAGAATAGGAATGCCATTCTTAAAGGGTAGCTTAGTCAGGCCAAGGAGGAACCTGGTTTTAGCCATTCACAAGCCATGAAGGTTGCTCGCCTGACCACTGAAAATGCAAACCTAAAGAAACAGATCAAGGACTTGAAAGAACAACTGATTAACGAGCAACTGTCTGCAAATACTCGAATGGATATTCTTCTCAGAACTCGTGCCTCCTCATCCTTCCCTCCCCCTTATAGTTCCACTGAAACAGTTCCATTCCCAGTGTCCAGTTTGAATGATGACTGTCCTACACCAGTGTCTTTTGTTGTTCTTATGATTGGTACTTTAAGATGATTTTATATGGATGTTTTTGTAACAATGGTGCTACTACCTCtgattttttctcttttaaattaaTGAGCATTTCATCTTTTGCTATGCATGTTATACTCTTGCGCTCTGTTTTTAGCCATGTTGTGTGCGCACATGCGGCATGAGTTAACTTTGATAGATTTCTTTTTGCGTTTACTTGTGTGTAATTTTTTTATGATGTCAAAAGGGGGGGAAATTGATTGAGAGGGGGAATGAAGTCTTTTTGAAGGGAAAATCATATAGATATTTGGTTCTCATGGGGAACTTAAATTATAAGTTTGTcgtcatcaaaaagggagaaattatTAAGTTCCGTGCCTTCttgtattttgatgatctaacaaatttCATGATAAGAACCAGATTGGGAACCTTTTACACATCCTCAAAATGCtcaagaacaacaagtctcaagtctggCACAAGTTCCAACAGCTTGAATCAAagaaacaacagagggaacatATGGCTATCAGTTCTTCTAGTGACAgtacaagctataatacccggtatttatggatacaaggtactacatggccatgatagtaaggtgtataaggcgTGTTAAAAATAAGTagcattttaagtaatttgggagaattcttaattatatgggtaattagttaattatggataagtgggagattaacaataTAATTAAGGTCTTTTGGATAAGCCCTTGAACCCCACATGGCAGCGAGATACAATCAATCAAATGACTGTTAAATTACATAACAAGGTGGCACTTTTTAAGAGAGTTTTGTGGCCAAATCATCATACCAAGTAGGGCCACACTAAAGACTTAAAAACCTATCTAAAATTCACTTTGCATCTCTACAAAGTAATAAAGAAAGATTCAGCAAGTAATATACAAGGTTACGATCAAATTCAAGGAGAGATATCGTATGGAATTTGCTACAAAAATTCATACAAGACTACAAAAGCAACAAATGGATTTATAAGGCTCATGGCAATGTGAATTCTCTCCAGCAAACATATATAAAAGAATGTCCAAGTCAAGCAACAAGAAGCCATAAAATTCGTACAGGATTAGATGATAGCAACGTAAATCGCTTGAAGAATTTAGTACGAAATTATACTGTGTAATAGCAACGAGATTTGCAAGTTCTAATGGagcacggtataatctttcttaagattatcatatggatttttccctacttcgatccgccattaaGTGATTTTGTGCAATTGACGTATGTTAGAGGGcctgtcaagagaatcggctcaggtatgttaaggctatcccttctttcttttggcatggtccaaatgatacaaatgaaacgaggaAAATACACAACTTCcaaaaatgactctattcatacaaatactaggggtgtctaaaTTCTTGTTAtctcatgtgaattattattatatcttctgttcatgagtctcagaaaaatacgtatttcataaagtttatccgacatgcatattatttttatgacattccgagaaatcttattgacgtatttcttatccatttcatgcatttatacatatacattgacccatgaccagatggcgttatatacgcatatattatatgtatatgggatatggaaaaaggttacggcgttatatacacaccaccacctgatcagctggtatacgttgatgatttgcccacagtggccgaaatgatatgatgggatgccctcagaggcttgatgatgttatgaacacatatacctatgcatggtatgacatttatacgcacatgcatgacgttataaaaatgaaatgattcacagagctatgcaaacatacatgtcgagtcttttaatccatgtttctctcatgtctattatttacagattttcattccttacatactcggtacattatttgtattgacatcccttttgtctggggatgctgcgtttcatgcccacaggtcttgatagacaggtcgagagtcctccaagtaggcgatcagctcagcggaagatgttggtgcactccatttgctccggagtttcttgtttggtcagtatgatttagatgtgtattgtttgatATGGCAGAGCTCTGTCCCGATCTTTATGACAATTAtttattcttagaggcttgtagacagatgtcatgtacgtaaaag is a window from the Nicotiana tomentosiformis chromosome 10, ASM39032v3, whole genome shotgun sequence genome containing:
- the LOC138900271 gene encoding uncharacterized protein, with protein sequence MDLCGPKRVPSRGGKKYIFVIVDDYSRFTWTLFLRTKDDTLPIFVAFVKQIQVKMSYNVVSIRSDHRTEFDNAKCDEFCAENGIIHKFSAPRTPQQNGVVERKNRTLEDTTRTMLIDSGVAKGIWAEAVNTVCYLINSIHVIFDESCHLCGKDSHDKIEQDGEQSKVPGEVIDMANGKADLMSQVKESNEKGAAESPADTEELDSSITTTEAENIVVDVVQGTLDTEQRSGTRSSIDANKGSNLEEPRSSHNEIQVSNWKYKSSHPLQNVITPLDSGIQTKLKTRISLAFSALLSQIEPKNIKEALKYDDWITAMQDELH